Genomic DNA from Triplophysa rosa mitochondrion, complete genome:
TTAATAAACCACCCCCAGACGAGTATATTACAGCTACCCCTCCAACATCCCCACGCAATATAGAAAACTCCTTTAAATCATCAACAACAACCCAAGACCCCTCATACCAGTCTTCCCAAAATAAACCAACAACTAAACTAACGCCAAGTAAATAAATTAAAACATAACCAGCCACAGAACGATCCCCTCAAGACTCAGGAAAAGGTTCAGCAGCCAAAGCTGCTGAATAAGCAAATACTACGAGTATACCACCTAAATAAATTAAGAAAAGAACTAGGGATAAAAAAGATCCCCCATGTCCAATAAGTACTCCACACCCCACCCCAGCTGCTACAACTAAACCCAAAGCAGCAAAATAAGGTGCAGGATTAGAAGCCACAGCAACTAACCCAATGATTAAAGCAATTAATAGTAAAGATACAAGATAAGTCATAATTCTTACCTGGATTTTAACCAAGACCAGTGACTCGAAGAACCACCGTTGTTATTCAACTATAAAAACCCTTAATGGCAAGCCTACGAAAAACACATCCCCTAATCAAAATCGCTAACCACGCACTAGTTGACTTACCAGCCCCCTCTAATATTTCAGTGTGATGAAACTTTGGATCACTCCTAGGATTATGCCTAGCCATACAAATTATTACAGGGTTATTTCTAGCTATACACTACACATCTGATATTTCCACCGCTTTCTCCTCAGTAGCACACATCTGCCGGGACGTAAATTACGGATGATTCATTCGAAGCATACATGCTAATGGAGCA
This window encodes:
- the ND6 gene encoding NADH dehydrogenase subunit 6; translated protein: MTYLVSLLLIALIIGLVAVASNPAPYFAALGLVVAAGVGCGVLIGHGGSFLSLVLFLIYLGGMLVVFAYSAALAAEPFPESWGDRSVAGYVLIYLLGVSLVVGLFWEDWYEGSWVVVDDLKEFSMLRGDVGGVAVMYSSGGGLLIISAWVLLLTLFVVLELTRGLGRGALRAV